A window of Cryptomeria japonica chromosome 3, Sugi_1.0, whole genome shotgun sequence contains these coding sequences:
- the LOC131061907 gene encoding serpin-ZXA-like — translation MDIHSLVHGQTDFSLEFSREALQVSAAKNSVFSPLSISVALSLGAGGAKGATLDQFCTCLKSKDVHQLHELFSHLINVVLLDGSVNEGPLLSFVNGIWMDQSMTLKPNYSDVVKNRYNAEISSLDFINKANEARMEVNKWAANESKGKIEEFLPPNSVGADTRLILANALYLKGAWQKNFDVSATKEGTFNLLNGESVQVPMMTTTKSRSIQVVDDCKILCLPYFQGQDNRSFSMYIILPNDINGLPELERKLDLNFLEHHLSPRSDVKVRSFQLPRFKVSSSVNATEILKTMGLVLPFSDDANFDEMVDCVSGRLCISDVFHNSFVEVNEEGTEAAAVTALVMEWRCAIIYLIEEDFIADHPFMFVIKEDRSGVILFVGHVLNPLET, via the exons ATGGATATCCACTCTTTAGTTCATGGTCAAACAgatttctcacttgaattttcAAGGGAAGCATTACAGGTAAGCGCAGCTAAAAACTCAGTTTTTTCTCCATTGAGCATATCTGTGGCATTGAGTTTGGGTGCAGGAGGAGCAAAGGGCGCAACATTGGATCAGTTTTGCACTTGTCTCAAGTCCAAAGATGTACATCAATTGCATGAACTTTTTTCTCATCTTATCAATGTAGTTTTACTGGATGGAAGTGTCAATGAAGGTCCCTTGTTATCATTTGTAAATGGAATATGGATGGATCAGTCTATGACCTTGAAGCCCAATTACAGCGATGTTGTGAAAAATCGATATAATGCTGAAATTAGCTCACTGGATTTTATCAATAAG GCAAATGAAGCTAGAATGGAGGTGAATAAATGGGCAGCAAATGAGAGCAAGGGGAAGATAGAAGAGTTCCTTCCACCTAATTCTGTAGGTGCAGATACTAGGCTAATTTTGGCAAATGCCTTATATTTGAAGGGCGCATGGCAGAAAAATTTTGATGTCTCTGCAACAAAAGAAGGTACTTTTAATTTGTTGAATGGGGAAAGTGTGCAAGTACCCATGATGACTACTACAAAGAGTCGATCTATACAAGTTGTTGATGACTGCAAAATCCTATGCCTTCCCTATTTTCAGGGACAGGACAACCGATCCTTCTCCATGTATATTATATTGCCCAATGATATCAATGGTCTGCCTGAACTGGAGAGAAAGCTTGATCTTAATTTTCTTGAGCACCATCTTTCCCCAAGAAGTGATGTGAAGGTACGTTCGTTTCAACTACCTCGCTTCAAGGTATCTTCCAGTGTCAATGCAACTGAGATCTTGAAAACTATGGGACTTGTCCTCCCGTTCAGTGATGATGCAAATTTCGACGAAATGGTTGACTGTGTGAGTGGGCGTCTCTGCATTTCAGATGTTTTCCACAATTCATTTGTGGAGGTTAATGAGGAGGGCACTGAAGCAGCAGCTGTCACTGCACTCGTGATGGAGTGGCGATGCGCAATCATATACCTAATTGAGGAGGACTTCATAGCTGACCATCCATTCATGTTTGTGATCAAGGAAGATAGAAGTGGAgttatcctctttgttggacatgtaCTCAATCCATTGGAAACCTAA